The Acinetobacter calcoaceticus sequence CAGCTAAAAAGGCATTTTGTACGTCTTCAGCTTTCACGATTTTACCGTTGAAGGTTAAATCGCGGGTAGCTGTTGCATCGCCAATTAATATAGGTTCATAGCCACGTTCTTTTGCAGCTCGGGTTCCTGAATCAATACAAATATGTGTCATCATGCCTGTAATAACAAGTTGCTCAATTTGATATGCTTTTAAAAGTTCATCTAAATTGGTTTCTAAAAAACTATTTGGATAATGCTTTATCACGATCAATGAATCACTGCCAGCATTGAGTTCAGAGTGAAGCAAAACACCGTCGGTATTTTCTTGAAAGAAGCTGGCCTGTGGTGGGCTAATATGTTGCACATAAATGATTGGGAGATTTTTCTCGCTAAAATATTGTTCGAGCTGCTTTATTTTTTCTAAGGCTTGATCAGG is a genomic window containing:
- a CDS encoding cysteine hydrolase family protein; the encoded protein is MKQALIIIDVQNDYFTNGKMELVQPDQALEKIKQLEQYFSEKNLPIIYVQHISPPQASFFQENTDGVLLHSELNAGSDSLIVIKHYPNSFLETNLDELLKAYQIEQLVITGMMTHICIDSGTRAAKERGYEPILIGDATATRDLTFNGKIVKAEDVQNAFLAALSMFADVQSTAEFLEKH